Sequence from the Cryptococcus neoformans var. neoformans JEC21 chromosome 1, complete sequence genome:
GATACCGTGTTTACATCTGACAACGTCTAATGCCGAATGCAGGATATCAACCATTCACCATCCTGGCATCTAAATCAGCCGCCTCAAAGCCCACAATGTACCTAGTCCGGTATGGTGTGGTAAGCGACAgtattcttccttcaccactTTACGAGAAGGTATGGCATAGCGCCTCCCAGATAAACCGTGTTGGCGGGGTCCCCAAAGCTGTAGTGAAGAATGCCATTGACAAGTATGAGGAAACTGAGCGActggaagagggaaagggccTGGCGAGAGGTGGGAGCCCCCGAACTCTCCAGCTGCAGAAAGATAGGTGTATTTTGGATATCCTGGAGCgtaaagaggaaggagatgaggaccCGCCCACGGTGATATTCCATGTCAGATGGAGAGATAAGTGGAAGTTAAAAGAAGAGTGGATGAATTATGAGAGGATCGTTTTCACTTTCGAGGAGGACGGGAAACAGTTCTTGATGAAGtgggaggaaaaaaggggctATGTGAAGCCTACTAAGGTAACAACAGTGCGATTGGTAGAAAAGCCAGACAACATGAAACGGCCGGCCACCAGCAGTCACGCAAAAGAACGACAACGTAAGTACGATGTCCCACCGAACCTTTCCAGCATCAGATATTGAGACCTTATTCAGCGATGACAGAGTACGAACTAGAACGGCTAAAGAATATTGAGGCGAACAAAGAGCTTATGCGACAGTTGGGTCTTTAATCTGTTTCCGTACTCATATGAAGTAGTCGTAGCGTGCAACTTTGTGCAATCAGTCGATACTCATAtacgtcttcttctgttgTAGGCCAGAGTAACGATTTGACACTTGTCATTCGTCGACGGGGTGCTCTTGCAATTGTGCTAATACAGTTTGCAATATCTGACTGAACATAGGATATGACAATGGGACAGTACGATGTATGATAAAAAGGCAATCAGTCAGATGCACTAGAGCAAACAACCAAAACAGTGATGTCGTGGTAGTGACTCTTATATATTGTGTCATCAACTACCAGAATGACCCATCTCTAAGTACTGTACGTAGTAGTACAATGTGAAAAGAAACGAATACAAGAAAGCTGAGAGGTACGTAGCAGCACCTTTCTTAAAGCCACAACAAATAATGTTAGAAGTTGATTGTTGTTGGTGGGCCGGGCGTGAACTGCTTACTTAACTTGTAGTGGCTTGTGCTCTATATCCCAGCAATTGCGATGCGGCTGCAGAGGATATGAACGACCGACCGCCCATCATTAGAACTATCCCACTGTCATTGTTCACCCTAACTACGTATGCTGTTTTGGTCTTTACTTTTTCTCTGTAAACAACAATTCAACGAACGACATCAGTACGGACCGCAAAATTAGGTATATTCGACATGCAACAGCGTACCGCGCAGAAGAGCCAGGTGCCACATTCGGTTCGAAACAGGTAACGCCGAGCGGGGAAATTTCTTGGAGCGGATGGCAAGTTTTCGGGGGCTTCCCCTGTGCGGCGCCGtcaacttcatcttctctttctccttacttcttccacatcctAAAAAGGCTTCTAATCCTAAAAGGTTTGTGCAATTTTCGATTAGGCCGACTTGTCCAGCTCACAGCCACACAGCCAATCATTTATATACGCAACATGTCCGCTGAAGACGTTTTCGAGGGTGCCATTGGTATCGGTTAGTGCAGATTCAAAAATGCAGGGAAAAAGTTTTTGGAGGGCTGACAATGGCGCATAGACCTTGGTACTACCTACTCTTGTGTCGGTGTCTGGCAAAACGACCGAGTCGAGGTAAGTGATGGCTTGCTTTTCGCCGTATTTCATGCACTGATTATACCATATTATTAGATCATCGCCAACGGTAAATCATCCGCATTGTAAAACCACACATTAACACTGACAGCACGATTTTGTAGACCAGGGTAACCGAACCACCCCTTCTTACGTCGCTTTCACTGAGGGCGAGCGTTTGATCGGTGATGGTGAGTAAAATTTTGCAGCCTCAGATTGTTCTACGTCTAATCCAATCCCCTCAGCCGCCAAGAACCAGTCTGCCATGAACCCCCTCAACACCATCTTCGACGCCAAGCGATTGATCGGCCGACGATACGACGACGCTGACGTTAAGAAGGACATGAAGGTGGGACAAGATTGATATCAAGGGCGGTCATGTATCTAACAAGATTTTAATTAGCACTGGCCCTTCTCTGTCATTGACAAGGACGGCTCTCCTTACGTTGAGGTTGACTACCTcaacgagaagaagactttCTCTCCCCAGGAGATCTCCGCCATGGTTCTTaccaagatgaaggagatcGCTGAGGCCAAGATTGGCAAGACCGTCAAGAAGGCCGTCGTTACGTGAGTGTTGATCAAATGAACTAGATAATCAGGGCTAACATTGTGGAAGCGTCCCTGCCTACTTCAACGACTCTCAGCGTCTCGCCACTAAGGATGCCGGTGCCATTGCTGGTCTTGAGGTGCTCCGTATCATCAACGAGCCTACCGCTGCCGCTATTGCCTACGGTCTTGACGAGAAGACCGAGGAGGAGCGAAacgtcctcatcttcgaCTTGGGTGGTGGTACTTTCGACGTCTCCCTCCTTACCATTCAGGGCAAGGTCTTCTCTGTCAAGGCCACCGCTGGTGACACTCACCTTGGTGGTGAGGACTTCGACAACAACCTCCTTGAGCACTTCAAGGCTGAGttcaagaggaagaccaAGCTTGACATCTCTGACGACGCTCGTGCTTTGCGACGATTGAGGTCTGCTTGTGAACGTGCTAAGCGAACTCTCTCTTCCGTTACTCAGACCACCGTCGAGGTCGACTCTCTCTACCAGGGTAACGACTTCTCTTCCAACATCACCCGTGCCAGGTTCGAAGAGATCAACGCTGTCGCTTTCAAGTCCACTGTTGACCCCGTCGAGAAGGTCCTCAAGGACTCCAAGATCCCTGCCGCCAAGGTTGACGACATTGTCCTTGTTGGTGGTTCTACCCGTATCCCCAAGATCCAGTCTCTCGTCTCCGAGTACTTCGGTGGTCGTCAGCTCAACAAGTCCATCAACCCCGACGAGGCTGTTGCTTACGGTGCTGCCGTCCAGGCTGCCGTCCTCACCGGTCAGACTTCCGACAAGACCGCcgacctcctccttctcgatgtcgcccctctctcccttgGTGTTGCCATGCAGGGTGACGTCTTCGGTGTTGTTCTCCCCCGAAACACTCCCATCCCCTCCAACAAGTCTCGAGTCTTCACCACTGTCGAGGACAACCAGACTACCGTCATGTTCCCTGTCTACGAGGGTGAGCGAACCCAGTGCAAGGACAACCGACTCCTTGGAGAGTTCGAGCTTTCTGGTATTCCTCCTATGCCCCGAGGCCAGGCCGAGCTTGTTTGCACCTTTGAGGTTGACGCTAACGGTCTCCTCAAGGTCTCTGCTCAGGACCGTGCCTCTGGCCGAAAGGCTCAGATCACCATCCAGAACTCTGTTGGCCGACTTTCTTCCGAGGAGATCCAGGCTATGATCAAGGATGCTGAGCAATTCAAGAACGCCGACAAGGACTTCTCTGCTCGTCACGAGGCCAAGTCTGACCTTGAGGCCTACCTCCACACCTGTAAGTGTTTGCTCCTTCATTCGTGAACTTTGTTCTAACAGTTTGTTAGGCGAACAATCTATCTCCGCCCCTGAACTTTCTATGAAGATCAAGCGAGGAGCTCGTGCTGCCGTTGAGTCTGAGATTGCCAAGGCTCTCGAGAAGCTTGAGCAGGAGGATGCCACCGCCGACGAGCTCAAGAAGGCTCAGCTCGGTGTCAAGAGGGCTATGCAGAAGGCCATGGCTTCTGCCCGTTAATTCGCGTTATTAAAGCGTATTGGGTTGGGCTTATTGAGTGTAGTAGGGATGTGCGCGGGTTTTCGATGTAACGGCGACTTGGGACGTCCTGTACCGAGTtttattttcctttcttACATATTCATGCTCTTCATTTGTACAGGACATCTGGCGAGATGAAAACATCTTCAGCGAATCACATGAAATGTTGCATTTTTATCGTTAGCGCGTGAAAGTCATCCACTAAATTATCATTGCTACTGCAAATTTAAAAGGAAGTTTCTGTCTCATTCATTGTGTAATCTGATTTATAATATTGAGACAAGATCTAACCATACGGTGCCCTGGCGTTGCTGATTGCCATGTATGGTCCACACTTTTACCCCTTGTTCGTTGTATTTCCATATCCCTTTGGGTTATCATCCGTGTATTGGGCCcacttttcatctttctctcGCTTATGCTCAGCTTGTTGTTCAGCGTGCAATGTACCATCCATTTCCGAGTCCAATTCCAGCAGCTCAGAGTCCGTCGGTTTATCATAAGATGCTTGACTGTAGTTTAACAACATGAGCTATTGCCGCTGCACGACATCTTTGTGAGGGGAAAACGCACCCGCCACCAGTTATGACATTACCCCTTTGTCTTTCGATATCGAGGTACTCGTCTATAGTCATCGTTGGCAATCTCCAACTCTGCTTGAAAACTCCCGCCTTCAACTTTTCTCTCTGTGCTACTCCAGTATCGCTTGGCAGGATTGTGAAAGGTCGTAAGACTTTGCCTTTTGAGGATATGAGATCTGACGACCGAGCCAAAGATGTCGGCAACTGGTCGAGGCGCCAAGTATCGTCGTTCTCCCCTCTTCCGCCTTGACGCAGGTCTGTGTGGGGTATACCCTGGGATGGATCAACAGGAGGtgcagaagagaggatatcAAGTTCCATCTTCATGGAAGCCATAGAAGACAGCGC
This genomic interval carries:
- a CDS encoding heat shock protein sks2 (heat shock cognate protein hsc1), putative → MSAEDVFEGAIGIDLGTTYSCVGVWQNDRVEIIANDQGNRTTPSYVAFTEGERLIGDAAKNQSAMNPLNTIFDAKRLIGRRYDDADVKKDMKHWPFSVIDKDGSPYVEVDYLNEKKTFSPQEISAMVLTKMKEIAEAKIGKTVKKAVVTVPAYFNDSQRLATKDAGAIAGLEVLRIINEPTAAAIAYGLDEKTEEERNVLIFDLGGGTFDVSLLTIQGKVFSVKATAGDTHLGGEDFDNNLLEHFKAEFKRKTKLDISDDARALRRLRSACERAKRTLSSVTQTTVEVDSLYQGNDFSSNITRARFEEINAVAFKSTVDPVEKVLKDSKIPAAKVDDIVLVGGSTRIPKIQSLVSEYFGGRQLNKSINPDEAVAYGAAVQAAVLTGQTSDKTADLLLLDVAPLSLGVAMQGDVFGVVLPRNTPIPSNKSRVFTTVEDNQTTVMFPVYEGERTQCKDNRLLGEFELSGIPPMPRGQAELVCTFEVDANGLLKVSAQDRASGRKAQITIQNSVGRLSSEEIQAMIKDAEQFKNADKDFSARHEAKSDLEAYLHTCEQSISAPELSMKIKRGARAAVESEIAKALEKLEQEDATADELKKAQLGVKRAMQKAMASAR